The proteins below are encoded in one region of Ricinus communis isolate WT05 ecotype wild-type chromosome 6, ASM1957865v1, whole genome shotgun sequence:
- the LOC8277743 gene encoding vesicle-associated membrane protein 727 yields MSQKGLIYSFVAKGTVVLAEHTPYSGNFSTIAVQCLQKLPSNSSKYTYSCDGHTFNFLIDSGFVFLVVADESTGRSVPFVFLERVKDDFKQRYGAGINNEAHPLADDDDDDDLFADRFSIAYNLDRDFGPRLKEHMQYCMSHPEEISKLSKLKAQITEVKGIMMDNIEKVLDRGERIELLVDKTENLQFQADSFQRQGRQLRRKMWLQNLQMKLMIGGAILVLIVILWLLVCRGFKC; encoded by the exons ATGAGTCAGAAAGGTTTGATATATAGCTTTGTGGCAAAGGGTACAGTTGTATTAGCAGAGCACACGCCGTATTCAGGGAATTTCAGTACCATTGCTGTTCAATGTTTACAAAAGCTTCCTTCAAATAGCAGCAAGTATACGTACTCATGTGATGGGCATACATTTAACTTCCTTATCGACAGTGGATTCG TTTTTCTTGTTGTTGCAGATGAATCAACAGGAAGAAGTGtgccttttgtttttcttgagCGAGTGAAGGATGATTTTAAACAGCGTTATGGTGCTGGTATTAATAACGAGGCACACCCACTTGCTGATGACGATGACGATGATGACTTGTTTGCTGACCGATTTAGTATTGCCTACAATCTTGACCGAGACTTTGG GCCAAGGCTTAAGGAACACATGCAATATTGTATGAGCCACCCAGAAGAAATCAGCAAGCTATCAAAACTTAAGGCCCAAATAACTGAGGTCAAGGGAATTATGATGGACAATATTGAAAAG GTTTTGGATCGTGGAGAGAGGATTGAACTTCTGGTAGATAAAACAGAGAACCTGCAGTTCCAG GCTGATAGCTTCCAGAGGCAAGGAAGACAACTGCGACGTAAGATGTGGCTGCAGAATCTCCAAATGAAGTTGATGATAGGAGGAGCAATCCTTGTCCTGATTGTCATCCTCTGGCTTCTCGTCTGTCGAGGATTCAAATGTTAG